From Lewinellaceae bacterium:
ATAAATATGGATCGTATCAAGGATTACGGTACGTCAAGCCATTTTCCAGTTTATGCCGGATGAAAATTTAAAAAAATCTCTCCCTTCTATCAAAAAACTTCAATTATGAAACGTTTAATTTTCTTCATTTTAAGCGGATTAATTGCCTGTTCGGTATTCGCACAACAGGACCTCTTCAATGAGAATCCCATTATTTCCCCGGAGATCAATGCAGATCATTCCGTGACTTTCCGGGTAAAAGCACCTGAAGCGGAAATGGTGCAGGTTTCCGGCAGCCTCGATGGGGCCCATGCATTTGCTCCCATTACATATGACATGGAAAAGGGAGAAGATGGTGTCTGGAGCTATACGACTTTGGTGTTGCCTTCAGAATTTTATCGGTACTTTTTTGTCATTGATGGTGCACGAACAACGGATCCCAGCAATGCTTTTGCCATTCGGGATGTAGGTAATCTTTCCAGCGTGTTCCTTCTGGGAGGCGGGCAGGCTGACCTTTATAAAGTCCAGGATGTTCCTCACGGCACCGTGGCCTACCGGTGGTATGATTCCCCGGGTAATGACAAAATGCGAAGAATGACGGTTTATACCCCGCCGGGTTATGAAAACAATACAGAAAAATACCCTGTCCTCTATTTACTACACGGGGTAGGTGGCGACGAACTGGCCTGGACAGGTTCAGGCAGAGCTGCTGAAATTCTTGATAATCTCATTGCCCAGGGCAAAGCCAAACCCATGATCGTGGTAATGACGAATGGAAATGTTTCACAAGAGGCAGCTCCGGGTGAAGGTAGTGACGGGTTTGTAAAGCCGACCTTCATGCTCCCGCACACCATGGACGGGAAGTTTGAAGAAACGTTTATTGACGTCATGAAATTTGTGGAAGGGAATTACCGGACCCTCAATGCCAAAGAAAGCCGGGCAATCGCAGGTTTATCCATGGGTGGTTTTCATACTGCAAACATCGCCTTGAATTATCCCAATACGTTTGATTACATCGGCTTATTTTCTTCAGCCTTAGGGGTCAGGCCCATGAATAACACACCCTCTCCTATCTATGAAAATACGGATGAAAAATTAAAAACCCAGCTGGATAACGGGTATCAACTGTACTGGATGGCTATCGGGAATGCAGACATGGAAATGATCCTGAATGGCAACAAGGCTTTCCGGGATAAAATGGACAGTATGGGCATGAAATACGAATACCTGGAGACTGAAGGGGGTCATACCTGGAACAACTGGCGTAATTATCTGGCGATTTTTGCACAAAAACTTTTTAAATATAAAATGCATCCGGAGATTCTATAACAACCTTTGAGTGCATAATACTTTATCCTTAAAACACATCAAACAACAATTATGGAAATCATTAAAAATGGAATACTCCCATCGATCAAAGGACCCGGTGACTGGTTTACCGGTGATGTTCGTATTGATCCTTTGTTTCAAAAACAAGAATCGACAAAGGCAGCGGGAGCGCTGGTCACGTTTGAACCTGGTGCCCGGACAGCCTGGCATACCCATCCTGCCGGCCAGACTTTGATCGTCCAGTCGGGATTAGGCTGGGTGCAGCGGGAAGGAGGT
This genomic window contains:
- a CDS encoding esterase, whose protein sequence is MKRLIFFILSGLIACSVFAQQDLFNENPIISPEINADHSVTFRVKAPEAEMVQVSGSLDGAHAFAPITYDMEKGEDGVWSYTTLVLPSEFYRYFFVIDGARTTDPSNAFAIRDVGNLSSVFLLGGGQADLYKVQDVPHGTVAYRWYDSPGNDKMRRMTVYTPPGYENNTEKYPVLYLLHGVGGDELAWTGSGRAAEILDNLIAQGKAKPMIVVMTNGNVSQEAAPGEGSDGFVKPTFMLPHTMDGKFEETFIDVMKFVEGNYRTLNAKESRAIAGLSMGGFHTANIALNYPNTFDYIGLFSSALGVRPMNNTPSPIYENTDEKLKTQLDNGYQLYWMAIGNADMEMILNGNKAFRDKMDSMGMKYEYLETEGGHTWNNWRNYLAIFAQKLFKYKMHPEIL
- a CDS encoding cupin domain-containing protein produces the protein MEIIKNGILPSIKGPGDWFTGDVRIDPLFQKQESTKAAGALVTFEPGARTAWHTHPAGQTLIVQSGLGWVQREGGPIEEIRPGDVVWFAPNEKHWHGASPQKAMSHIAIQEEKDGSAVTWMEKVTDEQYVK